The following proteins are co-located in the Nerophis ophidion isolate RoL-2023_Sa linkage group LG04, RoL_Noph_v1.0, whole genome shotgun sequence genome:
- the LOC133550493 gene encoding uncharacterized protein DDB_G0286299-like, protein MTKKRTKKKKNEDDKEDDENKEEDKDQEENTDQQDEKEYEEDKKIKKKKTKTKKKMTTKTKKTMKKKKTTTKKKTKRERIRRRQKDKEGVKNEDNEDDEEDEGDKKRRQRRLKKEQNEEEKEDDDYRKKDEEEEDEKEEDGGDKDDHDKEENGKKEKKKTNMKKTAEKEKVTTKKKMKTKTKMKKKAKKNKKKTLGKDTEEDKEEECTQEVLQYTC, encoded by the exons ATGACAAAGAAGAGgacgaaaaagaaaaaaaatgaagatgaCAAAGAAGACGATGAAaacaaagaagaagacaaagaccaagaagaaaacacagaccaaCAAGACGAGAAAGAATACGAAGAAGACAAAAAGATAAAGAAG aagaaaacaaagacgAAAAAGAAGATGACGACTAAGACAAAGAAGacgatgaaaaagaaaaaaacgacCACGAAGAAGAAGACGAA ACGAGAAAGAATACGaagaagacaaaaagacaaagaaggCGTCAAAAACGAAGACAACGAAGATGATGAAGAAGATGAAGGAGACAAAAAAAGACGACAAAGAAgactaaaaaaagaacaaaacgaagaagaaaaagaagatgaCGACT ACAGAAAaaaggacgaagaagaagaagatgaaaaagAAGAAGACGGAGGAGACAAAGATGACCACGACAAAGAAGAAAatggaaagaaagaaaagaaaaagaccaATATGAAGAAGACAGCGGAAAAGGAGAAAGTGACAacgaagaagaagatgaagacaaagacgaagatgaagaagaaggctaagaaaaacaaaaagaagaCATTGGGGAAAGACacggaagaagacaaagaagaagaatgtaCACAGGAAGTATTGCAATACACATGTTAG